The window TACCCTCCGCGACAGGCTTCGCACAGCGCTCGCAGGCTCGCCCATCCGCGCCGACCGAATCGAGTTCACTTTGTTCGCCTCGACAGACGAACGGCGTTACGGACTGGCCGTTCTCGTTCCATTGCTCTCCACCCCGTGTTTCCACGACGCAGTTATGGTTCAATACCGCACGATTCTTCACCGCACAGAAGCGGACTTTCACCGCTTCGACCAATCGCCATCTCAGGCGCACGAGCACGGGCGGCTCGCCCGCAGGCTGGCCAGCTCCACTCAAACTCGCGGGCGGGCCGCCGCGCTCCCATCGCGTCGTCGGTGAGAAATTCGCGGACATGGCTGTCCCCGCTCCGCGTGTGCGCTTCGGGGTCATTTCTGCTGCTTCCACTTATCCAGCGCGGCCTGGCCTTGCTGGCGCGCGTAGGCGGTGCCGTAGCGGTCTTTGAAATGAAGGACGCGCGTCCAACCATCGATGGCTTGCTGCCGCAGGGCGGCGTCCGGCGCGATGTATTCGTTCACTTCTCTTAACACTTGATCCACAGCAACGTCATCATTCGCAGGTTGGATGAAGCGACGCAAGAGACCCAACAGTTTCGCGTCGGTCGGGGGTTTGCCGGGGAAATCTTCCTTCGGTTTCTCTGGCTTTTCGCCTCGGGCCGCGGCGCCCTCTGCCGCCATGGCTCTCCGATCGGCCATGCCGGGCCGTTGTCCTCGGCGAGCTTGCAGCGCTTCGACCGTCGGAGGCGCCTGGTCGCCACAAGCGGCTGCCAGCGCGCTGAGGACCTGTGGCGCATCGGCGATGCCGGGCTGCACCAGGGCGAAGTTGGCGGTGACTTTGTTGTCCTTGGCCACCACGATGGTCATGAGGCATTCCTTGTTCAATCCGTAATTGCCCGGCCCTTCCTCTCCGTCGAGCGAGACGCCACGCCGCGACTGCAATTTCAGGGAACTCGCCGCCGCTTTGAGCCGTTGCTCGCCACTCAATCGGTCGGCGGACAGGAAAATGAACTCGGTTTTCAACTTCTCCTTTTGGTCTGCGCCATACATGTCAATGGTGGTCATGAGCGGCACCATGGAACGTTCCAGGCCATGGAGAAAGACCAGCGCGGTTGGCGCGCCGTGGTTCTCCGTAATGGGATCGCGTTCCTTGGCTTCGGTCGAAGCCGTAAAGTCCGCGACTTTGAATGGTGTGGTTTTTTCGCCTGCTTGCGGGCCGGAGAAAACCGGGTCGGCGGCATAGAGAATCGCGGTCGATGTGACGACGGCCGAGAGCATCGCGAGGGCAACCACTTTGAGCAGTAATGATTTGAGCATATTTAGAGCGGACGAAACCTAGCACATTCGGGTTACTGGTGAGAACAAAAGTTTGCGGCGTAGCATTTGAGCGCACTTTCCAGTCCCGTCCGCCGGGCGACTGGAAAGTCGCCCAAACCAGCAGGCTGGAAAGCCAGGCTGGAAAACCAGGCTGGAAAGCCTGCTCTACGCGCCGTTTCATGCAGAAGGAGAATCGATCGCAGCTTGGAAAAACCGGTGGATCCGCGCGTGGATGAAGTGGTGTTGCGCACGCTGGAAAAGGAACGGGAACGGCGCTTCCAGAGCGCGGGCGAAGTGAAGACGCGGGTGGAAAACATTGCGACCGACGCCGCCGCGAGCGCGGCGAAAGCGCCCCCGCCGCCGGTTATCGAACCGGCTTCCAAGCCCCATCTGCCCGCGCCGGGCTGGGTGAATCGGGCGGGCATTCTCTTCACCGTGCTTGGCCTGGTGGCGTTTCCTCCCGACACTGACCACGATCGGCGGCAATGTTCACATAGTGCATTCCGGCACATTGCTGGTGCTGACCGGCATTGCTTTGCTCACGCTGAGCTGGCCGGTGCTATTGAGCATCGGGGTCGTCATCGCTGTTTGGGTTTCTGTTACTTCCTCAATGTGGGTCCAGAGCGAATCGCCGTGATCTCTTCCAGCGATCCAACACCGCGACCGCCGGACTCCAGCTTCCGCACGACACGCTGGACGCGTGTCCTCGAGGCGCGAGGAGATTCCCCTGAAGCACAATCAGCGCTGAGCGATTTGTGTGCAGCGTACTATGCTGCCGTGTTCGCTTTCATCCACCGCGAAGGCCGCGACGAAGACACTGCGCGGGAGCTCACTCAGGAATTCTTCGCGCGGATACTCGCGAAACACGGTCTCGACAAAGTCGATCCGGAGCGCGGGCGCTTCCGCTCATTTCTGCTCGGGGCGGCGAAACATTTTCTCGCCGATGAACGCGACCGCTCGCGCGCGGCCAAACGCGGCGGCGGCCAGGCTCCCGAACGCATCGAAGCCGGCGCGGACACCAAGACGCAATTGCAGATTCCAGATCCTGCGAGCGGTCCGCCCGCGGATGCGTATTTTGACTGGCAATGGGCGCTGGCGTTGATGGAGCGAGCGCTGGGAGCTTTGGAGACGGAATTCAAAGCGGCCGGCAAGGGTGAACAGTTCGAGGCGCTCAAGCCATGGCTCGTCGGGGAAACGGAATCCCTGCCGCAAAAAGCAGCCGCCAGCCGGCTTGGCTTGACCGAGGGCGCGCTCAAAGTTGCGATTCACCGGCTGCGAAAGCGGTTTCGGGAGTTGGTGCGATCTGAGATCAGCCAGACCGTCACGGACTCCGGCCAGGTCGAGGAAGAGTTGCGATACCTGGTCGAGGTTTTGGCCAATGTAGCCCCTCAGCAAACCTGGAAAAGCAATTGATCCCACGAAATACACGAAAGGCACGAAAGCCGAAGGAGTAAGACTCAGAGACTCTCAGCGGATGAGTCGGGATTGTCTCCTTGGCAACGCGTTTAGTTCTTGGGTGTTTCGTGTGTTTCGTGGGCCCAACTGTTTTTTCCAGAGTGAACGACGGTGGAGCGAGACTCCTGCCGAGCCGTGCGTCGATGGGCAGTGGATCGCGAGGACGCTCGCCCACGTTCACTAATTTCAGGGGACGGAATCAATTGCGCCGGGAGAACGGATTCCAGAACGCAAGAGTTGGAGGGCTTCCATGACCGGCGGCCTTCTGGAACGCATGATTTCGGACGCTGCAGGATTCGGTTTCCCAATTGAACACAATGACAGGCTTATCCTCTCGAAAGACTGTGGCGAGCCTGGATTGCTGATCCAACGCCACGCGTCCTCGCCGCCAGGAGTTATCCTCGTGATCGTAGTAGAACCAGCCGCCCGTGCCGTCCGGCTTCCGATAAAAAACCCCCGTGTTGTAGGAAAACGGCCCTCCGATTCTCTGGACCACGCATAGCTCCAGCCCGTTCGTCATGGAAGTGCGAACCACAAATCGCGGCGCGAACCAGTAAAGATAAATCACGCAAACGACTGCGATGATGGCGAGGGCAGTGCCACCCAGAAAAACCAGGCATTTCCGAACCGAGTGTTCGCCGGAACTTTTCATCCACGTCAAAACTTCACAGTTTTTCCGGTTCATTGATCAACGCCGCGACGCGCGCCAGCAATCGCCCCGCGGCGCCGCCGTCGAGCACGCGATGATCGAAGCTCAAGGTCAGATTGGCCTCCATCATCGGAACGAACTGTTGCCTTTTCTCATCCCAGTTCGGCACGCGCCGCGCCGCGCCCATGCCCAGCACGAGCGTTTGCTCCGGCAGCGGAATGGGCGTCGCCCAGGTCAGGCCGAACGTGCCGAAGTTCGTCACCGTGGCGATGGAGCCGCCGGTCGCATCCGCGGGCAGCCGGCGTTGCCGCGCCAGATCGACCAGCTCGTTGTAACGGCCGGTCAATTCTTTCAAGCGCCGCGTGTCCGCATTGCGAAGCACAGGCACCAAGACGCCCTCCACCGCTTCCACAGCAAACCCGATGTCAATGGCGCTGGGATGCACGATTCGGTTTCCGACAAGCCGCCCGGCTGGCGCGCTGTTTTCTGCAAGGGCGAGGGCCAGGGCGCGCAAAGCGTAGAGGGCCGGACCGGGTCTGGGATCACAATTCTTTCGGTGAGCTAACAGCGCATCCAGACCCACGGGCAGCGCGACGGTCGCCAGCGGACGGGTCCAGCTTCGGCGCATCGCATCGGCCACGGCCACGCGCATCGACGAGGCCGGGCTCATTTTGTTGCGTTCGAGGTTGGCCAGAAACTGCTCGAAATCCTCGATGGTCACTCGCCCGGCAGCGCCACTCCCGGCGACGCCGGCCAAATCGGCCGCGTGCAAACCGAGTTCGGCCATGCGGGCTTTGAGTCGCGGTGACATGTAGCTGGCCCCGGCGGCATGCGCGGGAACGGGCAAGCCGCGAACGGTCGGTTGAACGCCCGATCCCCTTTCGCCGTCTGCGGTGCCATTCTCGGCCGCGCTTCCGGATTTCTCGGCCGACGACTTGAGTTGAAGCGTGTCCAATCCCAGCCGCGCCGCCACCTCGTCGGTCGCGTCCACGTAGCCCAGGATGGCCCCGACGGCATAGCTTTCGTTCACCTTCACCTGAAATTGGTGCAGCCGGCCCGGGCACGGGGCCGTCACCGTCAAGGTCGCTTTGTTCGTTTCGACTTCCAGGACATCCTGGTCCGCCTCGACGGTGTCGCCCGCCTGGACGAGCAATTGAATGACGGTGGCTTCAGCGATGGATTCACCGAGCTGCGGCATGATGATTGGAATTCGAGGCATATGATCTGGCCTGTCAGCCGGTAGGGACGGATTCCACTCCGTCCCTGACTTTTTGACCCTTCGATGGAAAGAAAATCAGGGACGCGGTGGAACGCGTCCTTACCGGCAGGGTGATGGAGCGAGGGGACTGAATTCGTAATACGGAGAAGGATTGGTGGAAGATTTTCAAAGCAAGAAGTTCAGCTTAGCGCCGCAACAAATCCCGCACGGCGGCGGCGATGCTGCGCGCCGTCGGCCGATGCGCGGCCCAGAGCGTGGGATGGTACGGGATGGGCGTGTCCTTGGCATTCAACCGTTGCGGAGGCGCATCCAGCAAATCGAATCCTTCACTGGCGACGCGCGCCACGACCTCGGCTGTGACGCCACCCCAGGGGAACGCTTCGCCCACGCATAACAGCCGTCCCGTGCGCGCCACCGATGCCATCACCGTGTCTGTATCCAGCGGTTTCACGGAGCGCAGATCGACGACTTCAATCTGCGTCCCTTCCGTTCGCAACTCGTCCGCCACCGCAAGCGCTTCATGCACCATGGCGCTGTAGGCCACAATCGTGAGATCGCGCCCCTCACGCGCGATGCGCGCTTTGCCGACCGGCATGGCTTCGGTGGGGAGCCTTTCCGCCTTCAAGTGGTAATAGAGGTATTTGTGCTCGCAATAAATGACCGGGTCATCGATGGCGACCGCTTCCAGGAGCATGCTGTAAGCGTCTTCCACAGTGGCCGGAGTCAGGACGATCAAGCCGGGATAATGCGCGTAAATGGCTTCCATGCTCTGGCTGTGGAACGGACCGCTGCCGGAAGTCCCGCCCGAAGGCAGCCGGACGGTAATCGGGCAAGGGACCTGCGTCCGCCAGTGCAGCGTCGCGGCTTGATTGACAATCTGGTTGAACGCGATCGTCGAAAAGTCGGCGAACTGCATTTCCACGATCGGCCGCATGCCTTCGATGGCCGCGCCGATGGCGGCGCCTAAAATCGCGTCCTCGCTGATCGGCGCGTCAATCACGCGGCCCGGAAACTCCTGGGCGAGATTCTTGGTCGCTTTGAACGCGCCGCCAAACGCGCCGACGTCCTGGCCGTAGATGAAAACGCGCGGATCATCCGCCAGGGCCCGCGCCTGGGCTTCGCGGATCGCTTCGAGGTAAGTGATGCTCATGAGAGCCATCGCTAAATCGTTAAATCGTTAAATCGATAAAAAGGGGAAGCGCTTCGGAATTTCATCGGCAGCGTCTGAACAATTGTCGGAGCGCAGAGTCTCTACAGGGAACGTTACGCTCGACAGTGTGCATGCCGCAACTTTTCCCAAGGCAGGAAATGTCTGAATTGAACAGGGGGCATACCCCAGGGAACAAGAGACCAACTCGCTTCTACCTTGAGTGATCGGGATCAAATCCTTACTGCCCGATCCACGCGTACTTCGCGGGTCCGACCTTCTTGATGGCCTTGAGTTTCTTGCCACTCCTGAGAAACCAGATCGAAATGTTCTGGTAGCGTGCGCCGATCTTTTCCACAAGGTCCTTTACCGTCGCGCCGTCTTTGCCCGCCGCTTTGAGTGTTTGGACGATTTGCTGCTTGAGTTTGCCGCGAGGCCACTTTTTGCGCCGCGGCGGTGGCGCTTGCTTGATGTTTGTGCCGCCTCGCTTCCCTGACTGAAGCGTTGGTCTCTGGTTGCGGAACGGAGTAGGTATTTCTCCGCCGAGCGCGTTGTCTATTTCCCGAAGGCGGGCTTCAAGGCGGGAACGTTCTTGCGCGAGCTGGTTGCGAACATGGAGGAACTGTTTGAGTGCGTCCGATTTCATGGAGAAATATGTAGAGGATTCTTCCGAATGTGGAAAGAAAACACTTACTGATCAGACCGTGGGAGTTGCAGTTCACCGAACAAGACCGCCTTCGAGAAGTCGAAAATCCCTGTAAGGAAATCTTCGCAGAATCGACCCATCTTCTGTGAAGCACTGTTTTGGCACGCGTCTCCGGCATGGAGTTGGGATCGGCCCGGGCAAAAGCCAGCTCAACAGCCGCATCGGTTGGAGAGCGGCTGCCGCCCTGGCAATGGTGGCGGGTTGGCTGGCACTTTGCGGATGCGGTTCCGTGCCTGTCCATAAGCAACGGCTGGTTTCCAAACCCAATATGCTGTTCTCCGACAGCGCCGTTTTCACCTATTTGCCCAAGCTGCTCGTCCAAACCGAACCCGGAGCCGCAGCCACCGGAGGCTCGCAAGCCGCCGGATGCACGTCCTGCCGATGAACGAGGAAACAAATGATTTGGCCACCGCTGTCATCTGGAGTCATTAGCGTCGCCTTGCTTGCGGGCGAGCCGGCGGAAGCCCTTGCACCAGGGATTCAGCCGGAGCGGCAAGCCGGAGAAGCGACCAACTCCGGCGAGGTTCGCCAGAGCCTCAACGCCCCGCTCCGCGAGTTGCGGACGGCTGGCCTGCGTTGGAACCACAAAGCCGAGGCCGACTTTGAAGCTATGTTCGCGTCGGACATCCTGCTGACGCAAGGCACGATTGGATATGGGCAGAGCCGCGGCCCGACCGAGTGGACCCTCAGTTACGCGCACAACACCTTCGATCTGGACTATCGCCCCGCGCCGTTTGATTTCCTGGGTTTCGACCGCTCCGTGAGCGAAAACCGAAATGCGCTGCAAGCCGGCCTCAAGCAG of the Verrucomicrobiota bacterium genome contains:
- a CDS encoding alpha-ketoacid dehydrogenase subunit beta gives rise to the protein MSITYLEAIREAQARALADDPRVFIYGQDVGAFGGAFKATKNLAQEFPGRVIDAPISEDAILGAAIGAAIEGMRPIVEMQFADFSTIAFNQIVNQAATLHWRTQVPCPITVRLPSGGTSGSGPFHSQSMEAIYAHYPGLIVLTPATVEDAYSMLLEAVAIDDPVIYCEHKYLYYHLKAERLPTEAMPVGKARIAREGRDLTIVAYSAMVHEALAVADELRTEGTQIEVVDLRSVKPLDTDTVMASVARTGRLLCVGEAFPWGGVTAEVVARVASEGFDLLDAPPQRLNAKDTPIPYHPTLWAAHRPTARSIAAAVRDLLRR
- a CDS encoding 2-oxo acid dehydrogenase subunit E2, with product MPRIPIIMPQLGESIAEATVIQLLVQAGDTVEADQDVLEVETNKATLTVTAPCPGRLHQFQVKVNESYAVGAILGYVDATDEVAARLGLDTLQLKSSAEKSGSAAENGTADGERGSGVQPTVRGLPVPAHAAGASYMSPRLKARMAELGLHAADLAGVAGSGAAGRVTIEDFEQFLANLERNKMSPASSMRVAVADAMRRSWTRPLATVALPVGLDALLAHRKNCDPRPGPALYALRALALALAENSAPAGRLVGNRIVHPSAIDIGFAVEAVEGVLVPVLRNADTRRLKELTGRYNELVDLARQRRLPADATGGSIATVTNFGTFGLTWATPIPLPEQTLVLGMGAARRVPNWDEKRQQFVPMMEANLTLSFDHRVLDGGAAGRLLARVAALINEPEKL
- a CDS encoding sigma-70 family RNA polymerase sigma factor, with amino-acid sequence MSALSSPVRRATGKSPKPAGWKARLENQAGKPALRAVSCRRRIDRSLEKPVDPRVDEVVLRTLEKERERRFQSAGEVKTRVENIATDAAASAAKAPPPPVIEPASKPHLPAPGWVNRAGILFTVLGLVAFPPDTDHDRRQCSHSAFRHIAGADRHCFAHAELAGAIEHRGRHRCLGFCYFLNVGPERIAVISSSDPTPRPPDSSFRTTRWTRVLEARGDSPEAQSALSDLCAAYYAAVFAFIHREGRDEDTARELTQEFFARILAKHGLDKVDPERGRFRSFLLGAAKHFLADERDRSRAAKRGGGQAPERIEAGADTKTQLQIPDPASGPPADAYFDWQWALALMERALGALETEFKAAGKGEQFEALKPWLVGETESLPQKAAASRLGLTEGALKVAIHRLRKRFRELVRSEISQTVTDSGQVEEELRYLVEVLANVAPQQTWKSN